Genomic segment of uncultured Desulfobacter sp.:
GGATCGGCAGCCAACTCATCCGGAACAGATCCTTGTATCTTCGTTCCCAGACCAGATAGGGGGCAAGGGAGACCACCGGCACGGCCAAGGCCAGAAATCCTTTTGTCAGAAAGGCAAAACCGCAGAAAACACCGGAGACCAGTAGCAGCACCTTTTCCCGTGTGGAGCCGGGCACAGCTTCCGATGCAAGGAAAAAAACGCTTATGGTGGCCGTTAAAAAAAATGAAAACAGACTGTCCAGTACAGCGGTATTGCCCACGCCAAATACCTCAAAACAGGATAGAAAAATCAGCGGAGCCAGCAGGGCATAGAATCCATCCTCTTCATCCTCCCGGCGACCGGCATGTCTCATCAGCAAAAAGATCAAAACTGCGGACAAGCCGACCGAAAGGGCTGACGGAAAGCGCACGGCAAAGTTGTTCTCCCCCAAAACTTTGAGGGATAAGGCATGAACCCAGTAGCCCATGGCCGGCTTTTCAAAGTAACGCAGCCCGTTGATATGGGGGGTGATCCAGTCTCCGCCGGCAATCATTTCCCTGGGCACTTCAGCATATCGGGTCTCATCCGGCACCACAAGATCTCTGACGCCCAAAGGCAGGATATAGGCCAGCAGAAAAAAAGAGACCAGCAGCAGAGCGGTAAATTTATTCGTATTGCTCATCGGGACAATGCCTCCAGTTTGGCGCAGGGTTCGGACTGAGCATCCTGACAGGATATCCATCCCTCCCTGCCGGCCGCAGTCGCTTGGGTCATGTATGAGGTTTCAATTTCAGGGATGCCGGCATACACCTCTCCCAGCGGCGCAAAGCCGATTCCCCGCTGTGTAGCTTTGTTCAAAAAATCATCGAACAGGTCCAGACAGAGGATGCCCTCCACCTCGGCATGGATGGTCAGCACGTTAAACCGACCGGGCTGAATCAGGCTCAAGAGATGATCGTTATAGGTTGCCGGCGTGCATTGCCGGCCCACCAGTTCATCATAGGTCGGCAGGGTGATCGGGACCTGGGGGTGGCGGTAGCTGTGCCCGTCTATGACCGGATAAAAGGGAGCGGTCCCCCGGCAGTCGGACTCAAACCGAAAAGGAAACTGTTCCAGGGCGGACATTGCCTGTGGGGTGACCTTCCAGGCCGGAGCGGCAAAACAGTCCGGAGCCCTGCCGATAACCATTTCCAGCATCTCATACCCCTTGCGGATCTCCTTTGCAACGGCGGCGGTGTCCAGGTTTTCAATGCGGCTCTGCCAGCGGTGGTGGTCCCAGGCATGGAGTCCCACCTCATGGCCCTCTTTTGCAGCACGGCGCATGGGTTCAGGGCTTTTTTCACCGATGACGGGTCCGGGCCACAGGGTGCCTTTAAGCAGGATGTCCCATCCGTAGAGACCGGCAGCCTTTGTCCTGAACATTTTCACCAGAAAAGCCGGCCGCACCAGCCGCCAGAGATGGCGACCCATATTGTCCGGTCCCACCGAGAAAAAAAAGGTACCCCG
This window contains:
- a CDS encoding polysaccharide deacetylase family protein, with product MMTRVGLRIDVDTLRGTRKGVPALLDLMARHQVRGTFFFSVGPDNMGRHLWRLVRPAFLVKMFRTKAAGLYGWDILLKGTLWPGPVIGEKSPEPMRRAAKEGHEVGLHAWDHHRWQSRIENLDTAAVAKEIRKGYEMLEMVIGRAPDCFAAPAWKVTPQAMSALEQFPFRFESDCRGTAPFYPVIDGHSYRHPQVPITLPTYDELVGRQCTPATYNDHLLSLIQPGRFNVLTIHAEVEGILCLDLFDDFLNKATQRGIGFAPLGEVYAGIPEIETSYMTQATAAGREGWISCQDAQSEPCAKLEALSR